TAGTTTTCCGATTGTTGTTCTTGTACTTGCGGATTTCCCATCATTCCTGCCATTTGATTGGCAAGTTCCGGAGTGACTTTTAAATGATGGCGACCGAACCGGTATTCAAATGGAGAAACTACCTCGATTTGTTCGAGAATCGTTTCCAGCGATTTCATAAGAGCCACTGTAGACATTTATTTCACCTTTCTGATCGAGAGAATTTCAAAATCCTAGTAGGGTTTTCCGGCTGGAAGCGGTGTCCGTGAAAATTTGACTACTCAGATCCAATGCTGTTCGGGCCGCCGGATAAACTTCTTGAGATTGAAGTAACATCTCGAAAGCCGATTGAACCAGCCGGGCGGCACAAAACTGGAAAGCTTTCAGAAAGTCTTGCTCCGAAACTTGACTGTTATGTGTCAGATAGGAATCACAAAATTCTTTAATCGATGGCTGCATTTTCCAGAGTGTTTCATTGATTCCCTCCAAACCTCTATTTGCCTGGGAATCGACCTTGTCTAAAGTCAGGATCCACATGATAAGATAGGAGTGAATAAATGAACCAAAGTCCCACATGGGATCGCCATAACCGACGATTTCCCAATCGACAATTTTGATCTGCTTCTCCGCATCGGGGGCATCTCGCGGATATAACAGACAGTTGTCCCACTTCATGTCTCCGTGAATCAGGCAGGACGTTTTCCAATCGTCACGTAGCATGGTAAAGCCTTTGGCAATTTCCGGATTTTGCTGAATCAAGGCAATCAGTTGTGCATTCCCTCCACTGAGAGTCTGGAACCCCGTCGGCGGTCCATCTTCCGTAACCGAAATCACCCAGGGAAGCTGTTCTTGAAAAGTCGGTTGTTCCGAAAGATGATTCAGATGAGTAGTGGTATGACAGCGAGCTAAAGCTTCTCCAAATTTTTTTGTCAGAACAGGATTTAATTCGTGATGATGTGAGTAGTAACGAGACAAGTTGTCCGAGTCTTCATAGTACTCAAGTACCAGAACGTGATTCCGAGGATCGTAATGCAAACACTTGGGAAGAATCGGACCGAGTGGCTCAAATCGGGAATCACTTTGAGCCACTTCATAAAAGTATGCCTCCTGGGCGAGAGTTTCGATCGCATATGGTCGACCGGGAACGATATTTTTACTGAAATATCGGGGACCAGTCTCCGAAGAGAGAATGCAGAGCAAATTACGAGTTTGATCGACACTCAGGGTCAGTTCATCGTTAACAATCTGCTCGTTGGTCACGAGGCCGCTTGTCATCATATAGTCCATATATCGTCGTGAAATTGTTTCAGTCATGTTGGTTGATCGTCCTGATTAAGGAGGGTAAGAGATGCGCTCATATTCTATGAACAGATTAAATGCGACAGATTTACCATGCTGAGATCAATTCCATCCACCGCGTTAAAAAAATTAGTCGAGGGGCGTAATGCCTACGATC
The Gimesia aquarii DNA segment above includes these coding regions:
- a CDS encoding phosphotransferase, yielding MTETISRRYMDYMMTSGLVTNEQIVNDELTLSVDQTRNLLCILSSETGPRYFSKNIVPGRPYAIETLAQEAYFYEVAQSDSRFEPLGPILPKCLHYDPRNHVLVLEYYEDSDNLSRYYSHHHELNPVLTKKFGEALARCHTTTHLNHLSEQPTFQEQLPWVISVTEDGPPTGFQTLSGGNAQLIALIQQNPEIAKGFTMLRDDWKTSCLIHGDMKWDNCLLYPRDAPDAEKQIKIVDWEIVGYGDPMWDFGSFIHSYLIMWILTLDKVDSQANRGLEGINETLWKMQPSIKEFCDSYLTHNSQVSEQDFLKAFQFCAARLVQSAFEMLLQSQEVYPAARTALDLSSQIFTDTASSRKTLLGF